The following nucleotide sequence is from Corticium candelabrum chromosome 19, ooCorCand1.1, whole genome shotgun sequence.
GTCCAATAATAAGGTCAATACAAGCAGCAACCAAACTCCTTatgacaaccaaacaaacatagaaTGTAACACGTCTCATTCTGCTTCTAATGTTTATGACAACTACGAGAGTGTTCCCAGTCAGCAGGCTGATGGGAGtgtgaatatcaatgacaagTCGGGTGATGGTTTGTATGAAGAACTTTCGTAGTGTTTACGATTTTCTCACATTTTGAACATTAAGACAAGGTGCGTCGTTACATTATTTCAATAAACCACGATATGCGTGCACACATTTGTTTTGCAAAAcataatttagttaattagtatGTCAGACAATTTACGAATTGCTGGTATCGTTTACTAGTAATGCGTGAACCTCCGTCGAGcgtcgcttcaaatgaaacctacgaagcaatactcattgggagtagcttctATCCGGAGTGAAGCAAATTTATCTTCCTCCCTAGAATCTCGTGTACGTACGCAGAGTGTATCCAAACACCGCggctgccgactgctccttcTGTCGACCGTAGACAGAATAGAAGCCGGTTCTAATTTTTCCAAAGCTATAGCTATAAATTCTGTATGCCTTTGTGTATCGCGTTACGTAATTAGTTACGGTATCGGTAGTTGGCAACGCGCGTTAGGAAAGAAATCCCGTACGTAACGCGCGCACTACTCTTCacgtttgtgcatactacggcagcaagattggatgtTCGTAAATTTTCAGGTAgcgctacttgaaatacaacgtttctgttgtttctgatcaaaaattgacgtctttctggctagatgttctctcatgtcgaacagcgcgtagtgattggctgcccaGCCATTGTCCCTCCTTGCCGCGTGCGACGCAAAGAAGAATAATGCgtcgtgattggtcactcgcttgcataccatacattcctgaagcgtgaCACCCATTTATGGCCATTTTTTGGCgtacatagtcagccagccacagagatttggggcaaatagaaccccgttagtataccgctcctcgcaagtcacgtgacttcttcaaagtcccgttcctttgactcgtagctttcaatTATATCTTGTGgttgaaatatatatttagGTACAACAGACGTGGCAGATCTTGAGTGCTGACTAGCAGATGCCATGACACTTTgaacattaataattaattaagatagagTACATCGGAGTATACAGAGTACATCAAATTGGGTACTGTActaatgtggtgtgtgtgtgtgtgtgtgtgtgtgtgtgtgtgtgtgtgtgtgtgtgtgtgtgtttgtgtgtgtgtgtgtgtgtgtgtgtgtgtgtgtgtgtgtgtgtgtgtgtgtgtgtgtgtgtgtgtgtgtctgtgactgtgtgtctgtgtgtgtgtctgtgtgtctgtgtgtgtgtgtctgtgtgtgtctgtgtgtgtgtgtgtgtgtgtgtgtgtgtgtgtgtgtgtgtgtgtgtgtgtgtgtgtgtgtgtctgtgtgtgtgtgtgtctctctgtgtgtgtgtgtgtgtgtctgtgtgtgtgtgtgtgtgtgtgtgtgtgtgtgtgtgtgtctgtgtgtgtgtgtgtgtgtgtgtgtgtgtgtgtgtgtgtctgtgtctgtgtctgtgtctgtgtctgtgtctgtgtctgtgtctgtgtctgtgtgtctgtgtctgtgtgtgtgtgtgtgtgtgtgtgtgtgtgtgtgtgtgtgtgtgtgtgtgtgtgtgtgtgtgtgtgtgtgtgtgtctgtgtgtgtgtctgtgtgtgtgtgtgtgtctgtgtgtgtgtgtgtgtgtgtgtgtgtgagagagagagagagagagagaggagagagagagagaaacgtgtaggttggattcggtgcaaatgcaatcagaatttggagagaaacgaaagcgatagaagagtaagtctcgtcggcaagagatattcgatcgctcgaagctttgcgaaggacgacgatgcatacggtctacacaggagtGGTGTGgacgtgtgttcgaatgaaccggaatgtgtagcgtttgcgtcatcgagaaattttacgcgggggtcgactcctcgagaggggaccctttctttttttattattttacgcaaacctttccctgtgcgtgccgatttcggttgcaaacggacaaaagacgtggccgccaaacgcgaacacacacacacagacagacagacaatttgagctttatatattagaaatatatatatatgtatatatatatatatatatatatatatatatatatatatatatatatatatatatatatatatatacatatatagaaACGCGTAGGCCTAAAGTCCCGGATTGATTTAACTTTGAAAATCAACAGACAATTAACGTTTTGTTCACTGTATTACTTTTGCTTAAGCTTGCTTTAGGCTTGTTCCAAAAAAGGTGACctttgtgttgtagctatAGTCCTACACATTACTTACTATTTTGGTGTCGGTCAaagtgcatgtgcatacaTTTACCTTTGCACTCACGTGATTGTTTTGCACTCTACGTTTGTTGACTCCAAAATGTCATCAAGTTGTTATCCAGTTTGTGCTTGAAGCTATAGAACTAGGTTTTTGTGAATATTGAGAATTTTGTTGCATTTTGCAGCAGTCGAGATGAGAAAGCTTGTGTGGCTAGCTGTGGGGGTGTCGGtcagtgtatgacgtcatataCTTTACATGTATTCATGTTATGTGTGGAATTATGAATAAAATATTATACGATATTTTATACATCAGTTTGTGGTGTCAATTCCAACTTGgtctatcttaattaattgcctttaattaaagtatggcgttcaattatccgaccagggtggacaaacacatacacactcatgCATTTAATTTAGAATGGTTAGATGCCGTCATTTATTGCTGTTTCATTtcttattgtgtgtgtgtgtgtgtgtgtgtgtgtgtgtgtgtgtgtgtgtgtgtgtgcgtgtgtgtgtgtgtctgtctgtgtctgtctgtctgtctgtgtctgtgtctgtctgtctgtgtctgtgtctgtgtgtgtgtgtgtgtgtgtgtgtgtgtgtgtgtgtgtgtgtgtgtgtgtgtgtgtgtgtgtgtgtgtgtgtgtgtgtgtgtgtgcagccAGTCCGGGTATTAAATCTGTGAATGTCATTGTCTTCTTGTTCTAGTGTGTAACTCACGCTGTGGCACCGGTATATATCACGCAGCAGGTTCTTGTCAGTCTAGCGGACGTTGTCTCTGCTGGTGGGGATTCACTGGACCGAATGCAGTATACATTGTCAACGGAAAATTACACCATCGGATCCTGGTACTGCTATAGTGtacattaattacttattatgTGTAATTAATTGCTTAATTATTGTGTAAAGGCTGACCACTGCACGGTAGCATGTACTTACAATCACGTCTACTACAACAAGCAATGTGCTAGTCTGCCAGGTATATGactgtttatatatatatatataacatgcACAGTATCTCAATcatacaaaatataaatttagGGACCAGCACAGCAGCACCAGACTACAACAGCAGCGCCACAGACTACAACAGCAGAGTCACAGTCTACGACAGCAGCACCACAGACTACCACAGCAGCACCACGTATTACCACAGCAGCAGCACGCACTACCACAGCAGCACAACACACTACCACAGCAGCACCACAGATTACGACAGCAGCGCCACAGACTATGACAGCAGCGCCACATACTACGACAGCAGCGCCACAGACTACAACAGCAGCACCACAGACTACCACAGCAGTACTGGTGTCACACACTGGCACAGCAGCACCTAAGACTGTGTGTCCTACATTCACGTTTGGCGCTATGTGCTCTCAGACGTGTAACTGTTGGTCGAATTCCGTCTCTTGTAATAATGTCAGTGGCCAGTGTAACTGTGCACCGAGCTACAAAGGATTACAATGTGAAgaaggtacagtacatatatacacaatGATTGACCCAAAATTTAGATTTTCTGAACATGTATTGTAATACAGTGTGTCCCGAGAGTTCGTTTGGTGATGCGTGCGGTCAGGAGTGTACGTGTCAGAATGGAGCCGaatgtgatcacgtgactggaaACTGTAGCTGTACACCTTGATGGACGGGAAACAATTGCGATGATGGTATGAGTATTGTTTGTatcacgcacgcatgcacacacgtacacacacacacgttcacatgcatgtacacacacacacacacacacacacacacacacacacacacacacacacacacacacacacacacacagtttctTAATATTATATCACATCACTCACACTCATATTTTGTTTGAAAGAGTGTCCAGAGGGAACGTTCGGCTCTGATTGCTTGATGGAGTGTTCTTGCTTAAATGGTGCGACGTGTGACAGAGAGCAGAGAATTTGTTCTTGTACTCCAGACTACACGGGTGCCAACTGtgaaacacatacaacatatGACACTCTTCCATCTCTATCGTCATCACCTCAAGTTGAAAATCTCTGCTCATCTTCGTTCTGTCTAAACGGTGGGTCATGTGAAGTGCAACTTGGCTCACCCGTCTGCACGTAATGATTGCTGTATTGGTGTACGTACTTCACATTTTGATGTTTGTTATTGATTGCAGTTGTACTATCTTCTGGACTGGTGATCAGTGCCAAAATCCACGTCATCCTGAGTGCCTTTctgaacaaacagaagaagagaTAGTTATCTGTTTTGAAATAGCAGAATCAAAGGGTAAGAAGTGTAGGTGTAATACAACTGGTTGTATTGGGTGATCTGCAACTGCTCTCTCCAGCTAGGGATACGGAGTCTTCTAACCAGCAGGTTTACATTGCTGTTGGGGTAGTTATTCTAATTgttattgctctcttgattgTGGTCTTTGTCTACTATCGCTACAAGTCAGCactcttgttgttgttgttgttgttgttcaagagCTTGTagtcattttgtgtgtgtataggaAGCGAAGTAAAGTGCATGATAGTGAAGATGGTGACACTAAAGACAAAAAGGCGCGGTGTTTCAGAATCCTGCATACGATGAATTACCTGCTGAACAAAAGAAACCAGTAGCGGggtatgtgcatgtacatggacgcgcgcgcgcgcgcgcacacacacacacacacacacacacacacacacacacacacacacacacacacacacacacacacacagtgacacacacaatgacacacacacacacacacacacacacacacacacacacacacacacacacacacacacacacacacacagtgacacacacacacacacacacacacacacacacacacacacacacacacacagtgacacacacacacacacacacacacacacacacacacacacacacacacacacacacacacacacagacacacacacacagacacacacacacagacacacacacatcacttcATACACTGCTGAGATATTTGGTTGTTGTTGATTACCCttggttgctgctgtagagTGGAGCCAACCCTGACAATCCCCTAAACATTGACGTCATTGACATACCAACCAGCAGTCACCCTAAACAAACAGGAGGCTATAAACAACCTGCTCAATTAGATCATGAAGAGCCTGTTCAATTGGAAGGCGTTGCTGCGGTGGCTGATCCAGTGAACAAAGAGAGCAACCCAATCAATGAGAGTGGAGACATAATTTCGTCGTCCGATAATAAGGTCAATACGAGCAGCAATCAAGATCCTtacgacaagcaaacaaacatagaatGTAACACGTCTCATTCTGCTTCTAATGTTTATGACAACTACGAGAGTGTTCCCAGTCAGCAGGCTGATGGGAGtgtgaatatcaatgacaagTCGGGTGATGATTTGTATGAAGAACTTTCGTAGTGTTTAGGCCTACGATTTTCTCACATTTTGAACATTAAGGCAAGGTGCGTCGTTGCGTCATTTCAATAACCAAtgatatgcatgcacacgttCATTGTGCAAAAAcataatttagttaattaatatgtcagACAATTCACGAATTGCTGGTATCGTTTGGTTTAGATATGTGgttgtattatattatatctTGTGGttgaaataaatatttaattacaacAGACGTGGCAGATCTTGAGTGCTGGCTAGCAGATGCCATGACACTTTGAACATTACTAGTTAATTGctgagcgtagcgaggcttctaatccggttcgcacaatagaaatgggcgtggtcctatatggtcTCCATCGAccttctggtgtgtgtgtgtgtgtgtgtgtgtgtgtgtgtgtgtgtgtgtgtgtgtgtgtgtgtgcgcgcacacaaatctcaaatttctcctccccacgaccacgtttcatgataggacctacctctTAAAAAATCGCtttcgtgtccgactacagatgagtctaggaacgattcgtttagGTGAGCGAACTGCGGcgaaaacgcttcatgaacttccgtcgccccatttttttgtattgcagctagggattgtgtgtaggtgacaaccaagaaacaccttcaggagttgaatgccacctacagtcaactattcacacgtctcatactacaatcaaacctttactacactgtgctgcatctaacactgtcgatacaacggaactgagtgcatacttaGACTGTAcattcaattgtcttgatcacgatcgcgcaacgacgactacctataacAGGCCTTTaaacgtaatctaaactactagcaagtttgcatgttgcaacaaatacgtattgtctagctaggactcggcatTTCAGTAGACGATCTGAAAGCTCCGTTGgaagtgttactcacgaaAGCGAGGCGCCTACGAATACCGTAGAACTAGTTAAGATAGAGTACATCAGAGTATACAGAGTACATCAAATTGGGTACTGtactaatgtgtgtgtgtgtgtgtgtgtgtgtgtgtgtgtgtgtgtgtgtgtgtgtgtgtgtgtgtgtgtgtgtgtgtgtgtgtgtgtgtacatgtgtctgtacatgtgtctgtacgtgtgtgtgtgtgtgtgtgtgtgtgtgtgtgtgtgtgtgtgtgtgtgtgtgtgtacgtgtgtgtgtgtgcgtgtgtgtgtgtgtgtgtgtgtgtgtgtgtgtgtgtgtatgtgtgtgtgtgtgtgtgtgtgtgtgtgtgtgtgtgtgttcgcgcgcatgcacgtgtgtgtgtgtgtgtgtgtgtgtgtgtgtgtgtgtgtgtgtgttcgcgcgcatgcacgtgtgtgtgtgtgtgtgtgtgtgtgtgtgtgtgtgtgtgtgtgtgtgtgttcgcgcgcatgcacgtgtgtgtgtgtgtgtgtgtgtgtgtgtgtgtgtgtgtgtgtgtgtgtccagtgtgtgtgtgtgcgtgtgtgtgtgtgtgtgtgtgtgtgtgtgtatgtgtgtgtgtgtgtgttcgcgcgcatgcacgtgtgtgtgtgtgtgtgtgtgtgtgtgcgtgcgtgcgtgcgtgtgtgtgtgtgcgtgtgtgtgtgtgtgtgtgtgtgtgtgtgtgtgtgtgtgtgtgtccagtgtgtgtgtgtgcgtgtgtgtgtgtgtgtgtgtgtgtatgtgtgtgtgtgtgtgttcgcgcgcatgcacgtgtgtgtgtgtgtgtgtgtgtgtgtgtgtgtgtgcgtgcgtgcgtgcgtgtgtgtgtgtgtgcgtgtgtgcgtgcgtgcgtgcgtgtggtgtgtgtgtgtgtgtgtagattctAGTgcgattaaatatattattatattacattgtCTATTGATAAGTCACGATACACAAGCACACGTTTGCTttgtaaatacacaaacaatttatGAATTGCTGGTGTCGTTTATTACTGCGAAAGCATTTGCTTATGATTTAGACATGTGGTTGTATTGTATCATGTGTTTGAAATAaagataaaattaatttatatacaataGTGGTGGCAGAGTTTGCGTGACACAGTGTTCACTAGTAGCCTCAGTACCATGGTGCTCTATTATAATGAGCAAGAATTTTGAAACATTTGTTTACTGCTTGTTAGTACTTgtctgcatatatatatacctatataCAAATTAAAGGGTAATTGATCCTGGCCAATTCTATTCTTAATTCAAGAGAGGTTGCTGTGGCTGCATATCGTCAATGTGACATTGCATGACATCTGAATACAACTCATGCTATAgatatgtatacatacactGGACCTTGACCATTCTTGTCCATTGTGACAAGTTTGAGCTGAGAAAGCTGGAAAACAATTATGAGTGTATGTAGCAATGAATGTACTTTTCATATTAACATGACAATCAAGTAAAAAATTGCACAACTGATTGCAGTCAGCAGGTGAGTAGTACACATCTCAGCAGCAACTGATACAAATACAAAGCAATACGCAAACAGAGTCTAACAACTAACTATAACATATCCATAAAAACaatgctagttaattaaatcaagtTTGTGGTATATATGaatcacatgcatgcaattgcaatgagctgcatgatgttgaaGATACCAACAATGAAGTATTGATGTCTCATTTTCAGATCAGAATTTCAGCGCTTACGAGAAGAGAGTCATCTCTGATGTATGCACGAGTCTGGTTAGTTAAATCCAAATGACTAATGAATTTATGGAATCCCCATGCTTTCAATGTTTTCTTAGTTTTCCTCTCAAAGCATTCCTTTGAATCTGGTCCTTCCTTTGTTGGATTAACCAGCTCGCTCACATTTTTGCCGTCAGGCTGCTGGTCAATGACAGTCAGTCTGTAGGAATAAGAAAACGGCCAGTGCAATTGATGATCAAAGTCACCTTTCATGATGACTAGATACACACCCACATGAGTTCCTATACCTATTCCATTGCCATTCGGATGCACAACCATGCATAATTGGTATCCTGGATAGCCTGTGTAGAAAGAACTGCTATTCACATACATGCATTCTCCTTTTTCCATTTTGGCAGTTTGAAGGGTTTTGCTCCAGTTTTCTATTTTCCACATGAACTTGCAGGATTCATAAGGTCGGCGTTGAAGCTGGGCTTTCAGCTCATCAACATTCTTTAACAGCAAACGCATATGCTCTTTGCTGCACTTGTCTTCATGATCACCAACGTCTCTCTTCTTCATCTGAAAGCAACGTACAACATTCACTTATGTCTCAAATAAACGCATGCACAATATCAAGAGCGCAGTAgccaataattaattaaacttccATCTGCACACTGCATGTTGCAGTAAAAGCAAAAGTCAATATACGGGGTATAGATGTAATTGCAAATCACCACTCTCTACAAGTGTCACCTTCAGGTACATGTGCGTCTACCAGCTATCCTAGAGGCTATAAGTCCCATATATGCCCAAACGTACACTAACACATAGCGTCAATGTACTAAAGCTAGACAATGCACCATATCAGTTAACTACAACGTGCAGTTGTCTCAGTGTTCGATCTTCATGAACCTAGCTATAGGTTAGTCCCAACTAAATAGAATGGCCGAGCTCCTAGCTGGTAATTAATATACTCATGATGTGCTCGTACCAGCATTTGTATCTGTCAGTTTTCGTTTgcataaatacacacacgtacacctGCTTGTTCATCAATtcgcatgtttgtttgttgtctgcatgcttATCAATCTGTACGTTTGTCATGTATAACATACCCGGTGAGAACacccaacagacagaaattcaCAATAAACTTGAGCAAAATCACATCCATCATCTGCGTGTTTCTGAATAAAATTTGAGTTACCAACTTttcaaatttatattattatttaattgactAACCTGCAGATCACGCAACTCTCCAATCCATGCACATCCATCTCCATGTTTGTTGCACTTCACTTTAAGATGAAGAACTTTACGTTCATGAATTTTATCCAAAAAAGCCTGAAGTGATTATTTACAACATATAGACATTCTAGTATGTTACGTAAATGCTACTGTACCACACCCACCTCACTTCTCTTCTCCACCTTGTTATCCAGTGGACATTTAAA
It contains:
- the LOC134194669 gene encoding uncharacterized protein LOC134194669, with amino-acid sequence MHTVYTGVVWTCVRMNRNACSKKGDLCVVAIVLHITYYFGVGQMCNSRCGTGIYHAAGSCQSSGRCLCWWGFTGPNAVYIVNGKLHHRILADHCTVACTYNHVYYNKQCASLPGTSTAAPDYNSSATDYNSRVTVYDSSTTDYHSSTTYYHSSSTHYHSSTTHYHSSTTDYDSSATDYDSSATYYDSSATDYNSSTTDYHSSTGVTHWHSST
- the LOC134195115 gene encoding multiple epidermal growth factor-like domains protein 10, whose amino-acid sequence is MECSCLNGATCDREQRICSCTPDYTGANCETHTTYDTLPSLSSSPQVENLCSSSFCLNGGSCEVQLGSPVCTCTIFWTGDQCQNPRHPECLSEQTEEEIVICFEIAESKARDTESSNQQVYIAVGVVILIVIALLIVVFVYYRYKSALLLLLLLLFKSL
- the LOC134194670 gene encoding TNF receptor-associated factor 4-like — its product is MTSARATGGYEAEFVKPLEKDLECPICLLALREPLQTPCGHLMCKSCVDKITKDGEFKCPLDNKVEKRSEAFLDKIHERKVLHLKVKCNKHGDGCAWIGELRDLQKHADDGCDFAQVYCEFLSVGCSHRMKKRDVGDHEDKCSKEHMRLLLKNVDELKAQLQRRPYESCKFMWKIENWSKTLQTAKMEKGECMYVNSSSFYTGYPGYQLCMVVHPNGNGIGIGTHVGVYLVIMKGDFDHQLHWPFSYSYRLTVIDQQPDGKNVSELVNPTKEGPDSKECFERKTKKTLKAWGFHKFISHLDLTNQTRAYIRDDSLLVSAEILI